From the genome of Triticum aestivum cultivar Chinese Spring chromosome 3B, IWGSC CS RefSeq v2.1, whole genome shotgun sequence, one region includes:
- the LOC123068640 gene encoding inner membrane protein ALBINO3, chloroplastic: MAKALLSSSLLPSLPRAVAGAGAARLPPLPSLRRRAVGCRVRASLHGLDSVGGLHAALERAEAALYTLADAAVVATDSAAGAAGGGADADVAVQKSGGWFGFISDAMEVVLKILKDGLSAVHVPYAYGFAIILLTIVVKAATLPLTKQQVESTMAMQNLQPQLKAIQARYAGNQERIQLETARLYKQAGVNPLAGCLPTLATIPVWIGLYQALSNVANEGLLTEGFFWIPSLGGPTTIAARQSGAGISWLFPFVDGHPPIGWHDTICYLVLPVLLVASQFVSMEIMKPPQSTDPSQKNTQLILKFLPFMIGYFSLSVPSGLSIYWFTNNVLSTAQQIWLRKLGGAKPAVNEGASGIITAGRAKRSGAQSGQGGERFKQLKEEENRRKAVKALGAGDSNGSTTSEDEESDDDTTEEGGSVEETFTTGNDKKLPTYSGKKGKRSKRKRIVQ; this comes from the exons ATGGCCAAGGCGCTGCTCTCCTCCTCGCTGCTCCCCTCGCTCCCGCGCGCCGTCGCGGGCGCCGGCGCCGCGAGGCTGCCGCCGCTCCCCTCGCTGCGCCGCCGCGCCGTGGGGTGCCGGGTCAGGGCGAGCCTCCACGGGCTCGACTCCGTGGGGGGCCTCCACGCGGCGCTCGAGCGCGCCGAGGCCGCGCTCTACACGCTCGCCGACGCCGCGGTCGTCGCGACCGACTCGGCGgccggggcggccggaggaggagcggACGCGGACGTGGCCGTGCAGAAGAGCGGCGGATGGTTCGGGTTCATCTCCGACGCCATGGAGGTCGTGCTCAAG ATTCTGAAGGATGGTCTATCAGCAGTTCATGTGCCGTACGCTTACGGATTTGCCATCATTCTGCTCACCATCGTCGTGAAGGCTGCAACATTGCCGTTAACGAAGCAGCAG GTCGAATCAACCATGGCGATGCAGAATTTGCAGCCACAGCTCAAGGCAATTCAGGCGAGATACGCAGGCAATCAG GAAAGAATACAGCTTGAGACTGCTCGTTTGTACAAGCAAGCTGGAGTCAATCCTCTAGCAG GATGTTTGCCAACTTTGGCAACAATTCCAGTCTGGATTGGACTTTACCAAGCCCTTTCAAATGTAGCAAATGAG GGTTTGTTGACGGAAGGATTTTTCTGGATTCCATCTTTGGGAGGCCCTACAACAATTGCTGCTCGTCAAAGTGGTGCTGGCATTTCATGGCTCTTTCCTTTTGTG GATGGTCATCCGCCAATAGGCTGGCATGATACGATATGTTATCTTGTGTTGCCCGTGCTACTCGTTGCTTCTCAGTTTGTCTCCATGGAGATCATGAAACCGCCCCAG AGTACTGATCCATCGCAGAAGAATACACAACTTATTTTGAAATTTCTTCCATTTATGATTGGTTACTTCTCTTTGTCGGTGCCATCAGGATTGTCCATTTATTG GTTTACAAACAATGTCCTCAGTACAGCCCAGCAGATATGGCTGCGGAAACTGGGAGGAGCAAAGCCTGCTGTGAATGAGGGAGCAAGTGGAATTATAACTGCAGGCCGAGCAAAACGTTCAGGTGCTCAATCAGGCCAGGGTGGAGAAAG GTTTAAGCAGCTAAAAGAAGAGGAGAACAGGAGAAAAGCTGTGAAAGCACTTGGTGCAGGAGATTCAAATGGTTCAACTACATCCGAGGATGAAGAGTCGGACGATGACACCACAGAGGAG GGAGGATCCGTAGAGGAAACATTCACTACCGGCAACGACAAGAAACTCCCTACTTACTCTGGAAAGAAGGGCAAGAGGTCAAAGAGGAAGCGCATTGTGCAGTAA